The Choloepus didactylus isolate mChoDid1 chromosome 24, mChoDid1.pri, whole genome shotgun sequence DNA window attttttatatttttattgtgctcAATATTAATTATTGACAAAAACAGATAGAAAACTCTTCTGAACTGCTATGTCTTAATAAAACACTTCTAATGATTTCATCATTCTGCTTGTCTTAGTTTATTTCTTTGCCATGTTCTCATTTCTCTGTTATTTAGCATTTAAAGCAAATTCAGGTATCATATCATCTCATCAATAAATACCTTAGTATGCAACTCCAACAAATAATGCTTCTGAGTTTTAATAAAACCACAATGGCATtataatatctaaaaataaaagcaacaattCCTTTATATAATCTGTTGTGAAAACCATGGTCAATATCATTAACcgtgtgaaaaatattttctttcaattgtagtaacatatatgcaactatAAATTACCCATTTCACAACTTTTAACTGTACAATTTGAGTATTAATTATGATTACAATAAattaatattgtgctaccatcacaacatAATTTAccacaactttttcatcacctcaaacagaaactctgcacctgttaaacaataactcccccaCACACCATCTGAGGTAATCTGTAATATATTTCCTGTCTTTATGAGATTACTTTCTTCTATAGAttttaagtgagatcatataatattttttttttgtattagctttatttgttttagcatgatgtcttcaagattgtGCATCAATCTGAACTTCATGTCTTTTTACAATCGCATATTATTCCAGTGTACACTTGATTTACCCATTTACCTGTTGATGACAATTgatttgcttccaccttttggctcttgtgaataatgctgctataaactttGCTGTAAAGTATttcttcaagtccctgctttccattcttttgggtatggacgAAGAAATGAGATTGATGggttatatgataattctattttcacctttctgaggaaccatcaaatttatttgcacagtggctgcaccatttttcaatGCCAGGAGCAATTTATAAAAgctcctatttcttcacatactTGTCAACAtatattaatttctgtttttgtttaagtAACAGCCATCCTTAGGTGTGatgtagtatctcattgtgatttaaaTTGCATTTTCCCGATGATCagtaatgttgagcattttttcatgagtTACTGACAACTCGCAtacattctttggagaaatatttattcaagacatttgacaattttttaaattgattttttgtcttttttacttgAGTTGTGTCAGTGTTTTACAAATCCTCTGTATCAAGCCTTCCTCGGATATATGACTAACacgtattttttcccattatgttAGGTCATCTTTTCACCATCTTGATAGTATaattttgatgtacaaaaattttaattttgatgaagtccattttatctttttttctaattttgcttgttcctttgttgtcatatctaagaaatcaatACAAAatactaggttacaaatttccCCTGAaacttttcttctaagagttttaggaATTTAACTCTGTGTCTAGGTTCTTGATCTATTTAGAGATAATCTCTGTATATGTTTTTAGGGAGttgtccaacttcattctttttcagctGGATATCCAATTTCTGTTACactatttgctgaagagactgctTCTTTCTGAATTAATGTACTTGGCACCATTGTCATACaacagttggccatagatgtgtgggtttatttctgagctctcaattcagtCAATTGATGTATATATCTAGCTTTATGCCAGTAATACACtcttttgatttctgtggctatgtagaaagttttgaaattggaaaatatGGGCTCTACCAAGTCATTCTTCCTTTGCAATATTGATTTTGCTCTTTGGAGCCCTTTGCAATTACAGATGAAGTTGGAgatcaacttttccatttctgcaaaaaatacTGCCaggattttgataggtattgtgATCAGTCAGTAGATTTATTTTGTGCCTTATACTGTCTACATATCCATGAACATTGGGATGTGTTGCcctttatatatcttctttaatttctttcaacaatgttttgtacttttcagaGTAAAAACCCTTTTCTTCCTTGTTTAGATTTACTCTTTTTAGGAGCTATTATAAAGgaaatagttttttgtttgttcccaTTTCAGAATATCCTTTTTCATCTTATGGAAACAGCTGATTTTTGTGTGATACTCTTACAGCTTACAACTTTACTGAATATGTTTACTAGTTCCAGTAGTTTTCTTagggattctttgggattttctgtatgaatatcatttcatctgtgaatagagagtGTTATTTctacctttccaatttgtatgtcttttattttttctttctagccTAGTTGCTCAGGCAAGGATTTCCAGTAAAATATtcaatagcagtggtgaaagcaggcatcttTATCTTCTTGCTACCTTCCATGGAAAGAAGTCCAATATGTCAACACAGAATATAACATTAGCGGGTGAATATTCATACATGTCCTTTAACATATTGAAGTTATGTTCCATTCCTATTTTTTTGAGTGCTTTTATCTTGAAAATcgattggattttgtcaaatcccttCTGCATCCATtgtgatgatcatgtgatttttccttcattctgttaatgtggagtattacattgattgattttcttaagttgaaatACCATGTTACATTACTTGGATGAATTAAGTTGGTGATGATTCTTTGAAATTGCAAATAATTTATGGAAGATTTGTATATCTGTGTTCATAAGGGAAAATCTgtatcattttctcttcttttcaatatgctgtgttttcattttcatccatcaaaaaatatttcctaatttcctttctcatttctttactGTCTCACCgatttttaagagtgtgttgtttaattgccacatatttgtgaattttccagttttctttttcttattgacctTTAGTTTTATTCCATTTAGTTTATAGAAAGTGTTCATATaatgtcaatttttttaatttataagctGTCTTTTGTGAACTAACAAGTGGTCCACCCCTTAGAATGACTCATGCAGacttgagaaggaaatttattttacTCTTGTCATGTTTGGACTATATGTCTGTTGGGTGTATTTCATTTATACATTCGTCAATCCTCTGTTTCCATATTGATCCTATGTCAAAATGTTCTGTTTGTTACTGAAAATGATTGCACTGAAATCTACAACTACAATTGTCAaactgtctatttttcccttttagtttGGTCAAGGAATGCTTCCTTTATTTGGGGCTCTGTGATAACatgaatacatatttataattgttatgtcttttggTGGATTGTGCCTTTCATTAACATACAGAGTCCTACTTTACCTCTTGCAGCAGTTTTTGACAATCTATTTTGTCTTGTATTATTATAGCTAGTACATATGGCAAATGAAGAATTTGATATAGGTATTGTCATATTCACTCTTCTAACTTGGACATGATATTTCAAATGAAACATTTTGAAGgatgaaaattctcttttcttttatttattaatttttacttaGATTGCAGGTATACAATACAAAATGGCACATTATAACCACAGCCAAGAACACAagtcagtgacattaattacatttattataTTGTGCCACCTTCAGCACCGTCAACTATCAAAAGGTTTTCATCACCCCACAtcaaaattatatacataaagcaataaCTCCCATTCCGGACCACAACTTTTCTCTGCTTAACCACTctgaattatttttccatttgcagTGTTGCTCCTGTTTGAGAtcatggaaaacagaaaccatacCTCAGATTTCATTCTTCTAGGACTCTTTAACCATACAGAAGCCCACTTCTTCCTCTTTGTGATGATGCTGGCAGTTGTCTTCATCTCCCTGATGGTCAATGCCCTCATGCTCTTTCTGATCCACTGGGACCACCGCCTGCACAAACCCATGTACTTTCTACTGAGCCAGCTCTCCCTCATGGACATCATACTGGTTTTCACCATTGTGCCCAAAATGGCAGCCGACTACCTGACTGGAGTGAAGTTCATCTCCCTTGCTGGCTGTGGGCTGCAGATCTTCCTCTTCCTCACCCTGGGTGGTGGAGAGTGCTTTCTCCTGGCAGCCAtgtcctatgaccgctatgtggctgTATGTCACCCACTGCGATATCCCATCCTCATGAGCTGGCAGGTGTGCCTGAGAATGATTTTGGGGTCTTGGCTTCTGGGAGCAGCTGATGGGCTCATGCAGGCTGCTGCTGCCCTGAGCTTCCCATACTGCAAATCACATGAGATGGATCATTTCTTCTGTGAGGCCCCCATGCTGGTGCGCCTGGCTTGTGCTGACACATCTGTCTTTGAGTCTGCCATGTACATCTGCTGTGTGTTAATGCTTGTGGTCCCGATCTCCTTGATCCTGACCTCCTATGGTCTCATCCTAGCTGCCGTTCTCCGCATGCGATCCACAGAAGCCCGCAAGAAGGCTTTTGCCACCTGCTCATCACATTTGGCTGTGGTAGGACTCTTTTATGGAGCTACCACTTTTATTTATATGAGACCCAAATCATACACATCAGCTAACCACGACAAGATTGTGTCAACTTTCTACACGATATTCACGCCTGCACTGAACCCCctcatctacagcctgaggaacagtGATGTGAAGGGAGCTTTCACAAAGTGCATGGGTCAATGTGTTGCCTTAAATCGTAACTAGGATTACGTGGATTTACCCCAATGTTAAAGGCTATC harbors:
- the LOC119519820 gene encoding olfactory receptor 2T8-like → MENRNHTSDFILLGLFNHTEAHFFLFVMMLAVVFISLMVNALMLFLIHWDHRLHKPMYFLLSQLSLMDIILVFTIVPKMAADYLTGVKFISLAGCGLQIFLFLTLGGGECFLLAAMSYDRYVAVCHPLRYPILMSWQVCLRMILGSWLLGAADGLMQAAAALSFPYCKSHEMDHFFCEAPMLVRLACADTSVFESAMYICCVLMLVVPISLILTSYGLILAAVLRMRSTEARKKAFATCSSHLAVVGLFYGATTFIYMRPKSYTSANHDKIVSTFYTIFTPALNPLIYSLRNSDVKGAFTKCMGQCVALNRN